In a genomic window of Henningerozyma blattae CBS 6284 chromosome 9, complete genome:
- the TBLA0I02540 gene encoding Zn(II)2Cys6 transcription factor (similar to Saccharomyces cerevisiae UPC2 (YDR213W) and ECM22 (YLR228C); ancestral locus Anc_8.423): MMATLHHRKHNNSNIRNTSTRYNSDFNNISRSNSHTRIDNSQQFNSQARNIPNHSINFQDIDMDVNMNMNLSLSLDMMDSTELDQQQQLTQRQLAQQQLNQQLNQQQQNNNSVNQSDSADHKKITVANNNNNNNNNNNNNNNNNNNNNNNNNNNNNNNNNNNNLEPSMSRKKRIIELIEVNGKKVSKTSTGKRKFHNKSKNGCVNCKRRRVKCDEGKPTCKKCLNMKLDCVYLNNNSNASDNNSSNNSDNIKLEEKPDLNLSVQNSRNNNNNTNHTIENSTSLNSKKVKYVTRNSNGTLVESDNYKKLTENTNVPLSRNNSKSNSIPDNNESNSGFNEKSNSTSLESLLLPPLDTSKPKSMKNNSNNNSNSNSNSNSNIDINLMNKTSRTNSNSNLNSNSNSIPSTNIASNVLGNVNLNNLSMNNIAQLQQLFLPQLMSNSNNNTNNNNNGGGNDLLSGLGTLLGGASNGTNGTDLLSGLGNLLGTASNSNNNGNYSANNIIESLLNGVTSNNNQSNTNNINNQLNINNNINTNNNNNTNNANPLQSLGLGNLFTPNRNSNSSSNTNAAPSNSSNNSNNNNLGVSIAYLFSDSLNANGAGNNVLSNVISNTLGNVGNNNINLKALNMMNNGSNKNTSNNNGNMNLIGTPNGIDLQDIIGGLKQNWNSQAMKASIAEEILANMQNQISNEDKNNKLKNNNNSNNNNSNSNNVNNNNTNNNTNSTSSRSSSRSDGSTNNINDTNGLDNNPTISPPVPITPMATIVENSSGFNSSHSGLNANNNQLNGFVRNKGITSNRDNQIHHISSPSAVAIANREGYLTGSTLSNTSTTRGISSSSNSRSTSLSLNKGISMYSSTSNSNSTPYMGSINNNINNNNSISKSILSNNNNSTISNGIGNIGSMNGLNYDDGNNSTSRSTSSNNTYNSPSPHIAKLLHFSQNNNLNLVSLKLFYHYCTTVWETIIEAGISGPKIWEKDIPEMAFEFPFLMHSLLAFSATHLSRTESGLESYVSTHRIEALRLLREAVLEINEDNTDALVASALILIMDSLANASNTTRKSGSNTNSMSPSAWIFHVKGASTILTAVWPLSPESRFHDLISVDLSDFCNTIKLQGNTGSNNIGNNDNTVKELICFDESIADLYPVEIDSPYLITLAYLDQLNRDKNQNDFILRIFSFPALLDKTFLALLMTGDLGAMRIMRSYYKLLRGYTTNVMDRVWFLEGVSQVLPQDVDEYSGGGGMHMMLDFLGGGLPSMTTTNLSEFM; the protein is encoded by the coding sequence atgatgGCTACTCTACATCATCGCAAACacaataatagtaatattcGAAATACTTCTACTAGATACAATTCTGATTTCAACAATATTTCAAGAAGTAATAGCCATACGAGAATTGACAATTCACAACAATTTAATTCTCAAGCTCGTAACATACCGAAtcattcaataaatttccAAGATATAGATATGGATgtaaatatgaatatgaatcTGTCATTGAGTCTTGACATGATGGACAGCACAGAGTTGGATCAACAGCAACAACTGACACAACGGCAATTGGCACAGCAACAATTGAATCAGCAATTaaatcaacaacaacaaaataataatagtgtGAATCAATCTGATAGTGCTGATCATAAGAAAATCACTGTtgccaataataataataataataataataataataataataataataataataataataataataataataataataataataataataataataataataataataataatttagagCCAAGCATGtcgagaaaaaaaagaattatagAATTGATTGAAGTTAATGGGAAGAAAGTTTCGAAGACTTCTACAggtaaaagaaaatttcatAACAAATCGAAAAATGGTTGTGTGAATtgtaaaagaagaagagtTAAATGTGATGAAGGGAAACCAACGTGTAAGAAATGTTTGAACATGAAATTGGATTGTGtatatctaaataataacagtaATGCTagtgataataattctagtAATAATAGCGATAATATTAAGCTTGAGGAAAAACCTGATCTAAATTTATCTGTCCAAAATTcacgtaataataataataataccaatcATACCATTGAAAATTCTACATCTCTAAACTCcaaaaaagttaaatatgtaacaagaaattcaaatggtACACTAGTAGAGTctgataattataaaaaattgacTGAAAATACAAATGTTCCACTGTcaagaaataatagtaaatcGAACTCAATACCTGATAACAACGAAAGTAATTCGggatttaatgaaaaatcaaacTCTACAAGCTTAGaaagtttattattaccaccATTAGATACTTCTAAACCTAAGagtatgaaaaataattctaataataattcaaatagtaattcaaatagtaattcaaatatagatatcaatttaatgaataagACTTCAAGaactaattcaaattcaaatttaaactcaaattcaaattcgaTACCAAGCACAAATATAGCATCTAATGTACTGGGTAATGTTAATTTGAACAACTTAAGTATGAATAATATAGCTCAATTACAGCAGTTGTTTCTACCACAATTAATGAGTAATAGCAACAACAacaccaataataataataatggtggTGGAAATGACTTATTATCAGGGTTAGGTACCTTGTTAGGTGGTGCTTCAAATGGAACTAATGGTACTGATTTGTTGTCGGGATTAGGTAACCTATTAGGAACCGCAAGCAACTCCAATAACAATGGAAATTACAGTGCGAATAACATTATTGAAAGTTTATTGAATGGTGTtacttctaataataatcaatcgaatacaaataatattaataatcaaCTAAAcattaacaataatattaatactaataataataataatactaataatgcAAACCCATTACAAAGTCTTGGATTGGGCAATTTATTCACACCTAATcgtaattctaattcatcatcaaatacTAATGCAGCACCTTCAAATAGTAGTAacaatagcaataataataatcttggCGTCAGTATAGcgtatttattttcagatTCTTTGAATGCCAATGGAGCAGGTAATAATGTACTCAGTAATGTTATTAGCAACACATTAGGAAATGtaggaaataataatatcaatttgaaaGCTTTAAACATGATGAATAATGGTTCGAACAAAAACACATCGAATAATAACGGaaatatgaatttaattGGTACTCCAAATGGCATTGATTTACAAGATATTATTGGTGGCCTAAAACAAAATTGGAATTCACAAGCAATGAAAGCAAGTATTGCTGAGGAAATTCTTGCTAATATgcaaaatcaaattagTAACGAggataaaaataacaaattgaaaaataataataattctaataataacaatagtaatagtaataatgttaataacaataataccaataataatactaatagtACTAGTAGTAGAAGTAGTAGTAGAAGTGATGGTTCGACTAATAACATTAATGACACTAATGGACTGGATAATAATCCAACTATATCACCACCAGTACCAATAACGCCAATGGCAACAATTGTAGAAAATTCTTCTggttttaattcttcacaTTCAGGCCTTAATgccaataataatcaacTGAACGGTTTTGTACGAAATAAGGGAATCACTTCCAACAGAGATaatcaaattcatcatATTTCATCTCCATCTGCTGTGGCTATCGCTAATAGAGAAGGTTATTTGACTGGAAGTACATTGTCTAATACTAGTACTACAAGGGgaatttcatcatcttcaaattcacGCAGCACAAGTTTATCGTTAAATAAGGGGATTTCCATGTATTCTAGTACTAGCAATAGTAACTCTACTCCATATATGGGTagtataaataataatattaacaataataatagtatttcCAAAAGCATATTAtctaacaataataattctaccATAAGTAATGGAATCGGGAACATCGGCTCCATGAATGGGTTAAATTATGATGatggtaataattctaCAAGTCGTAGTACCAgtagtaataatacttATAACTCCCCATCTCCTCACATTGCTAAACTATTGCATTTTTCTCAAAATAACAACTTGAATCTTGTTTCGttgaaattgttttatcattattgtaCCACTGTTTGGGAAACAATTATTGAAGCAGGTATTTCAGGACCAAAAATATGGGAAAAAGATATCCCGGAAATGGCATTTGAATTCCCATTCTTAATGCATTCATTATTAGCGTTTAGCGCTACACATTTATCAAGAACAGAATCTGGGTTGGAGAGTTACGTGTCTACGCATCGTATCGAAGCACTAAGACTATTGAGAGAGGCTGTTTTAGAGattaatgaagataatACAGACGCACTAGTTGCTAGTGCGTTAATTCTGATAATGGACTCATTGGCTAATGCCAGTAACACAACAAGAAAATCAGGAAGTAACACTAATAGTATGTCTCCATCAGCTTGGATTTTCCATGTCAAAGGTGCATCAACTATTTTAACAGCAGTATGGCCATTATCACCAGAAAGTCGATTCcatgatttaatttctgTTGATTTGAGTGATTTTTGTAATACTATTAAATTGCAAGGAAACACAGGTTCTAATAACATtggtaataatgataatactgTAAAGGAGTTAATATGTTTTGATGAAAGCATAGCAGATTTATACCCTGTGGAAATTGATTCCCCCTACTTGATCACACTAGCATATCTGGATCAATTAAACCGTGATAAGAATcaaaatgattttattttgagaATTTTTTCCTTCCCTGctttattagataaaaCATTTTTAGCATTGTTGATGACTGGTGATTTAGGAGCAATGAGGATTATGAGAAGTTACTACAAGTTATTAAGGGGTTATACTACAAATGTTATGGATAGAGTGTGGTTTTTAGAAGGTGTGTCACAAGTATTGCCTCAAGACGTTGACGAATATagtggtggtggtggtatGCATATGATGTTGGATTTCCTCGGTGGTGGTCTACCGTCTATGACAACCACAAATTTAAGTGAATTTATGTAA